One stretch of Rosistilla oblonga DNA includes these proteins:
- a CDS encoding neutral/alkaline non-lysosomal ceramidase N-terminal domain-containing protein — protein MPKSQPTSLPPHDRRRFLASLGAATTAAAWPCHGIAADATSTSGSLSIGHAVVDTTPPLGIELAGFHKPVGQERRITGIRQKTAARALVLRVADQSVAIVSLDILSVSPGFTQQVQQRVAKQTGIPAANVRVCATHTHSMPAFSYLRQWGAIPEDYLKETLGHVVDAVVQAHRDLSAAELYVGKSSVDGGNFNRTSPTWKTDQEFTADATAADRWLDTILHVLRFERANKPDVMWYHFACHPVCYRDGEAGPDWLGLVADQVQAKHGVTPGFLQGHAGDVNPGDGDIWIGEAEPTAAAIVQGIDRALDASERVDANELRLVSEPFALPLNIDLLQQQLELYREHPEQCASGQWVDAGFAKAWYESAKDWDLQRTTHATPTTALRLGDLGILFHSSELYSYYGLQIQRDSPLKNTIVVGYTDDLIGYLVDPRAYEAGEYAAVTVPRILDLPPFKTAAASQLADFANQLLTRTT, from the coding sequence ATGCCAAAATCCCAACCCACTTCGTTGCCGCCCCACGATCGTCGCCGATTTCTGGCGAGTCTCGGTGCCGCGACCACCGCTGCCGCTTGGCCCTGCCACGGGATCGCTGCGGACGCGACATCCACAAGCGGTTCGCTTTCGATCGGCCACGCCGTCGTCGACACCACGCCGCCGTTGGGAATCGAGCTAGCCGGGTTCCATAAACCGGTTGGACAAGAACGCCGAATCACGGGGATTCGCCAAAAGACAGCCGCCCGAGCGCTGGTGCTGCGAGTGGCCGATCAATCCGTTGCAATCGTCTCGCTCGACATTTTGAGCGTCTCGCCCGGCTTCACACAACAAGTGCAACAGCGGGTCGCAAAACAGACGGGCATCCCGGCTGCCAACGTCCGCGTCTGCGCCACGCACACGCATTCGATGCCCGCGTTTTCTTATCTACGGCAATGGGGAGCCATCCCCGAAGATTACCTGAAAGAGACGTTGGGGCACGTCGTCGATGCCGTCGTCCAGGCGCATCGCGATCTCTCGGCGGCGGAACTGTACGTCGGCAAGAGTTCGGTCGACGGAGGCAACTTCAATCGAACCAGCCCGACCTGGAAGACCGACCAGGAATTCACTGCAGATGCAACCGCCGCGGATCGCTGGCTCGATACGATCCTGCATGTGCTGCGTTTCGAACGAGCCAACAAACCCGACGTGATGTGGTATCACTTTGCCTGCCATCCGGTCTGTTATCGTGATGGCGAAGCCGGCCCCGATTGGCTCGGGCTGGTCGCCGATCAAGTGCAAGCCAAACATGGCGTCACCCCCGGCTTCCTGCAAGGACACGCTGGCGACGTGAACCCTGGGGATGGAGACATCTGGATTGGCGAAGCCGAACCGACGGCGGCGGCGATCGTGCAGGGGATCGACCGCGCGTTGGACGCCAGCGAACGGGTCGACGCCAATGAACTGCGACTGGTCAGCGAACCGTTTGCATTGCCGCTGAACATCGATCTGTTGCAACAGCAACTGGAACTCTATCGCGAGCATCCCGAGCAATGTGCGTCGGGCCAGTGGGTCGATGCCGGCTTTGCCAAAGCCTGGTACGAATCGGCGAAGGATTGGGATTTGCAGCGGACAACGCATGCCACGCCCACGACGGCGCTGCGGCTGGGAGATCTCGGCATCCTGTTCCATTCCAGCGAACTGTACAGTTATTACGGGCTGCAGATCCAACGCGATTCACCGCTAAAAAACACGATCGTTGTCGGTTACACCGACGATCTGATCGGGTATCTCGTCGACCCGCGGGCCTACGAGGCGGGCGAATACGCCGCCGTCACGGTCCCGCGAATCCTCGACCTGCCGCCGTTTAAAACCGCTGCGGCCAGTCAGTTGGCCGACTTTGCCAATCAATTGCTCACGCGAACCACTTAA
- a CDS encoding methyltransferase domain-containing protein: protein MKTTTTAEAPSSESSVYDRYAAAAHAVEPALCCPVEYNTDLLAAIPQEIIERDYGCGDPTPYVRPGETVLDLGSGGGKLCYIASQVVGREGRVIGVDCNREMLDLARKHTSTVAETIGYANVDFRYGLIQDLGLDLDLLASELAEHPVHDPAGYLSLRQTEERLRRQHPLVDDDSVDCVLSNCVLNLVRQQDRRPLFSEIFRVLRRGGRAAISDIVSDEDVPDRLQQDPELWSGCITGAFREDKFLQAFEEAGFHGIEIVKRQSEPWRTVEGIEFRSVTVVAHKGKQGPCLERNQAVVYRGPFKKVVDDDGHTYHRGQRMAVCDKTFHLLQRAPYAKMFDAIEPRESIALEDAKAFDCRRNVCRDPRESKGLDYDATSQGNASSCSDEEPCC from the coding sequence ATGAAGACCACGACGACCGCCGAGGCCCCGTCTTCTGAATCCTCTGTCTACGATCGTTATGCCGCCGCAGCCCATGCCGTCGAACCCGCACTCTGCTGCCCCGTCGAATACAACACCGACCTGCTGGCCGCGATTCCGCAAGAGATCATCGAGCGCGACTACGGCTGTGGCGACCCAACTCCCTACGTTCGTCCCGGCGAGACGGTGCTCGATCTAGGCAGCGGCGGCGGCAAGCTCTGCTACATCGCGTCGCAAGTCGTCGGTCGCGAGGGGCGTGTGATCGGTGTCGACTGCAATCGCGAAATGCTCGACCTGGCTCGCAAGCACACCTCGACAGTCGCCGAGACGATCGGATACGCCAACGTCGATTTCCGTTACGGATTGATCCAAGACCTGGGACTCGACCTCGACCTTTTGGCCAGCGAACTGGCCGAGCACCCGGTCCACGATCCGGCCGGCTACCTTTCGCTGCGTCAGACCGAAGAACGTCTGCGTCGTCAGCACCCGTTGGTCGACGACGATTCCGTCGATTGTGTCCTGTCGAACTGCGTGCTGAACCTAGTCCGCCAACAGGATCGCCGGCCGCTGTTTTCGGAGATCTTCCGCGTCTTGCGTCGCGGCGGACGGGCGGCGATCAGCGATATCGTCAGCGATGAAGATGTCCCCGATCGCTTGCAGCAGGATCCCGAGTTGTGGTCGGGATGTATCACCGGAGCGTTCCGCGAGGACAAGTTCTTGCAGGCGTTTGAAGAAGCCGGATTCCACGGAATCGAGATCGTCAAACGGCAGAGCGAACCGTGGCGGACGGTCGAGGGGATCGAATTTCGATCGGTCACCGTCGTCGCTCACAAGGGCAAGCAAGGACCATGCCTGGAACGCAATCAAGCCGTTGTCTATCGTGGCCCATTCAAAAAGGTCGTCGACGACGACGGCCACACCTACCACCGCGGCCAGCGGATGGCAGTCTGTGACAAAACGTTCCACCTGCTCCAGCGGGCTCCTTATGCCAAGATGTTCGACGCGATCGAGCCGCGAGAATCGATCGCCTTGGAAGATGCCAAAGCGTTCGACTGTCGACGCAACGTTTGTCGCGATCCTCGCGAATCGAAGGGGCTCGATTACGATGCGACCAGCCAGGGGAACGCCAGTAGTTGCAGCGACGAAGAGCCCTGCTGCTAG
- a CDS encoding DUF1294 domain-containing protein: protein MFFHAPLLSIAVLDGTGSRFAITTTSLLLAQNDSTDGVGIGPLAMIYAVVMLILSLLSFASYGWDKRQARADRQRISERRLHTIDLLGGWPGGWVGRRTFRHKTSKRSFVIVFWMTVVLNLSLVGACFYGLSRLM, encoded by the coding sequence ATGTTTTTTCATGCTCCGTTGCTTTCGATCGCCGTTCTCGACGGGACCGGTTCTCGGTTCGCAATCACCACGACTTCGCTGCTGTTGGCCCAAAACGATTCGACCGACGGAGTGGGGATCGGTCCGCTGGCGATGATCTACGCCGTGGTGATGTTGATTTTGTCGCTGCTGAGTTTCGCGAGCTACGGCTGGGACAAGCGGCAGGCGCGGGCGGATCGCCAGCGGATCAGCGAACGAAGATTGCACACGATCGATCTGCTGGGCGGCTGGCCGGGCGGTTGGGTCGGCCGGCGGACGTTCCGTCACAAGACGAGCAAGCGATCGTTTGTGATCGTGTTTTGGATGACGGTGGTGCTGAACCTGAGCCTCGTCGGCGCGTGTTTCTACGGCCTGTCTCGATTGATGTGA
- the arsS gene encoding arsenosugar biosynthesis radical SAM (seleno)protein ArsS (Some members of this family are selenoproteins.) → MQLSLLRQQSELANAARQREVLEDEFTPPLPYFTEALSNNGLPRLTATGIEVLQINVGKLCNQTCTHCHVDAGPDRRESMSRATAEAIIDVLARHDIPTLDITGGAPEMNPNFRWLVEQATLLGRRVIDRCNLTILMANGYRDLPEFLAEHEVEVVASLPCYLEENCDSQRGDGVFKRSIDGLRRLNALGYGQPDSPRTLNLVYNPVGPSLPPSQAALEATYRSELKSRYDIVFTNLHTITNLPISRFLDDLLRSDQFDNYMQKLIESFNPVTVEGVMCRTMVSVDWQGHLFDCDFNQMLNIGLSPEQPRHISDFDFESLASRGIQTGRHCFGCTAGNGSSCQGAVVKIGTEKPA, encoded by the coding sequence ATGCAATTATCTCTTCTGCGACAACAGAGTGAACTCGCCAACGCCGCTCGGCAACGCGAGGTGCTCGAAGACGAATTCACGCCTCCGCTCCCCTACTTCACCGAAGCGCTGTCGAATAACGGATTGCCGCGACTGACCGCCACCGGGATCGAGGTGCTGCAGATCAATGTCGGCAAACTGTGCAACCAAACCTGCACCCATTGCCACGTCGACGCTGGCCCCGATCGCCGCGAGAGCATGTCGCGAGCGACCGCCGAGGCGATCATCGACGTCTTGGCTCGCCACGATATTCCGACGCTCGACATCACCGGCGGTGCGCCGGAGATGAACCCGAACTTTCGTTGGCTCGTCGAACAGGCGACGTTGCTGGGCCGCCGCGTGATCGACCGCTGTAACCTGACGATCCTGATGGCCAATGGCTATCGCGACCTCCCTGAATTCCTGGCCGAGCACGAGGTGGAAGTCGTCGCGTCGCTTCCCTGTTACCTAGAAGAGAACTGCGACAGCCAGCGGGGCGATGGCGTCTTCAAGCGATCGATCGATGGCCTCCGCCGACTCAACGCCCTCGGCTACGGACAACCCGATTCGCCGCGGACGCTGAACCTGGTCTACAACCCCGTCGGCCCATCGCTTCCGCCATCGCAAGCCGCTCTCGAAGCGACCTACCGCAGCGAATTGAAGTCGCGATACGACATCGTCTTCACGAATCTGCACACGATCACCAACCTGCCGATCAGCCGCTTTCTGGACGATCTGTTGCGGTCGGACCAATTCGACAACTACATGCAAAAGTTGATCGAGTCGTTTAATCCGGTGACTGTCGAAGGCGTGATGTGCCGCACGATGGTCTCGGTCGACTGGCAGGGCCATCTGTTCGATTGCGATTTCAATCAGATGCTCAACATCGGCCTGTCGCCGGAGCAACCGCGGCATATCTCCGATTTCGATTTTGAATCGCTGGCCAGTCGCGGCATCCAGACCGGCCGGCATTGCTTCGGCTGCACCGCCGGCAACGGTTCCAGCTGCCAAGGAGCGGTCGTCAAGATCGGTACCGAAAAGCCTGCCTAG